One region of Gossypium raimondii isolate GPD5lz chromosome 6, ASM2569854v1, whole genome shotgun sequence genomic DNA includes:
- the LOC105773227 gene encoding zinc finger BED domain-containing protein DAYSLEEPER-like → MVKQMQEKFNKYWAEYSLILSCATILDPRYKLNYVQYCFKTIYGIHASDFLETILSNFRLLFDEYVKKSKSMSSSLAGSSNVSDKNPVDSGLDEHNDNSADFGGYFDESDDYKRYLNESSTRSEKSQLDIYMEEPELELNSQIDVLDYWSKSSVRYNELSLLARDLLAIPISTVASELAFSMGKKVITPVRSSFKPKTVQAVVCLDDWMRAKGFSAEIGCKKDDDDDDDDDDDGDDEVSSIAF, encoded by the exons ATGGTTAAGCAAATgcaagagaaatttaataagtattgGGCTGAGTATTCGTTGATATTGTCATGTGCTACAATTTTAGATCCTCGTTACAAGTTGAATTATGTGCAGTATTGCTTTAAAACAATCTATGGTATTCATGCTTCAGATTTTCTTGAGACCATTCTTAGCAATTTTAGACTATTGTTTGATGAGTATGTTAAGAAATCCAAATCCATGTCTTCCTCTTTGGCTGGGAGTTCTAATGTTTCGGATAAAAATCCTGTTGATTCTGGTTTGGATGAACACAATGATAATAGTGCTGATTTTGGGGGATATTTTGATGAGAGTGATGATTATAAACGGTATTTAAATGAATCTAGCACTAGGAGTGAAAAGTCACAGTTGGACATTTATATGGAAGAACCGGAGCTTGAGTTGAATAGTCAAATAGATGTTTTAGATTATTGGAGCAAAAGTTCAGTTCGATACAATGAGCTTTCATTATTGGCTCGTGATCTTTTGGCAATTCCAATATCGACTGTAGCTTCTGAATTGGCTTTTAGCATGGGTAAGAAAGTTATCACACCTGTCAGGAGTTCATTTAAGCCAAAAACGGTTCAAGCCGTTGTTTGCTTGGATGATTGGATGAGAGCTAAGGGATTTTCAGCAG aaattGGTTGCAAAAAGGACGATGACGACGACGATGACGACGATGACGACGGCGACGATGAGGTTTCTTCAATTGCTTTTTAA